In Salmo trutta chromosome 37, fSalTru1.1, whole genome shotgun sequence, the following proteins share a genomic window:
- the LOC115177226 gene encoding histone H1.5-like, with protein sequence MPRNARKKEDVKRERKGKVNIQSKGTVTVINGGQEKVKRKRPVKPPVKSSVKQQTKPVKTPGGRGLGKAGARRLGQLLKRAIQEKKNVTGNEKVPLPTTPVRLFKYQAEAASAPKTNDARRVATRVSQLILRVVSQCKHWGGISMVDLKHALAAGGYDVTKNNTRVNLAVKGLVRKETLVQTTGVGASGSFKLNKKLTYEKRVKTRAMRDRAAAERAKQRDCAAAQRTKQRDRAAAQRTKQKDRAAAQRTKQKDRAAAQRTKQKKGILKPAAEKGKALKPTGKHQKPVAKAVKPAGKTLKPGAKTTRKAVKPLGKSQREIGDRPKQVGKSHKPAGQASKSPAKVQKTGYKAPKPAGKSLKAANQKTLKMVVTPKTKPRI encoded by the exons ATGCCTAGAAACGCCCGCAAAAAGGAAGATGTCAAAcgagagagaaaagggaaagTTAACATACAATCAAAGGGAACAGTTACAGTAATCAACGGAGGACAAGAGAAAGTTAAACGTAAACGGCCAGTAAAACCACCGGTCAAGTCGAGCGTGAAGCAGCAAACGAAGCCAGTTAAAACCCCAGGTGGTCGGGGCCTTGGGAAAGCAGGGGCTAGGCGTTTAGGTCAGCTATTGAAGCGTGCAATCCAAGAGAAGAAGAATGTTACAGGAAACGAAAAAGTGCCTTTGCCAA CGACCCCAGTTCGCCTGTTCAAGTACCAGGCAGAGGCTGCATCTGCACCCAAAACCAACGATGCAAGGCGTGTGGCTACCCGGGTGTCCCAGCTCATCCTTCGGGTAGTCTCCCAGTGCAAGCACTGGGGTGGCATCTCCATGGTGGACCTCAAGCATGCCCTGGCTGCTGGTGGCTATGATGTCACCAAGAACAACACCCGTGTGAACTTAGCTGTGAAAGGCCTGGTGAGGAAGGAGACACTGGTGCAGACTACTGGAGTTGGTGCATCTGGGTCATTTAAACTCAACAAG AAACTGACGTATGAGAAGAGAGTTAAGACAAGAGCCATGAGAGACCGTGCAGCAGCCGAGAGGGCCAAGCAGAGAGACTGTGCAGCAGCTCAGAGGACCAAGCAGAGAGACCGTGCAGCAGCTCAGAGGACCAAGCAGAAAGACCGTGCAGCAGCTCAGAGGACCAAGCAGAAAGACCGTGCAGCAGCTCAGAGGACCAAGCAGAAAAAAGGAATTTTGAAGCCAGCAGCAGAGAAAGGAAAGGCCTTGAAACCAACAGGAAAACACCAGAAACCAGTAGCAAAAGCTGTGAAACCAGCAGGAAAAACTCTGAAACCAGGAGCAAAAACAACTAGAAAAGCAGTGAAACCACtaggaaaaagtcaaagggaaATAGGAGATAGACCAAAACAAGTAGGCAAAAGCCACAAACCAGCAGGACAAGCATCAAAATCACCAGCCAAGGTCCAAAAAACAGGCTACAAAGCCCCTAAACCTGCAGGAAAGTCATTGAAAGCAGCCAATCAGAAAACCCTCAAAATGGTTGTAACCCCCAAAACAAAGCCACGGATATAG
- the LOC115176421 gene encoding probable 28S rRNA (cytosine(4447)-C(5))-methyltransferase, giving the protein MGRKLDPTTYVKKGPGRKSRKQKGAETELAKFLTDEDTAPKRLSSRSRKRAGKRAQVTKKPKETIEKEEPKKGFTDENSEWLKPAKRKREVGQSDNEDDSDSEWEQEEDEGQEGGENNKGKKLLIEGDGDDDDLVDDYGALEDSSEGEGEVDGDGEELLPIERAARKQKKLQEAMGQESDDDDDDKGKSGDEDMDEDDTVQANIDEMDKFVLPGAEEIAKEGVLLVDLQTIHQRIKDNVDVLSHFATKREEGKERTEYLSLLKKDLSTYYSYNNFLIDKLLDIFPVSELIDFLEANEIQRPVTIRTNTLKTRRRDLAQALINRGVNLDPLGKWSKVGLVIFDSSVPIGATPEYLAGHYMLQGASSFLPVMALSPQEGETVLDMSSAPGGKTTYMAQLMRNTGVIVANDASADRLKSVVGNIHRLGVTNSMICNYDGRQFPKVMGGFDRVLLDAPCSGTGVISKDPAVKTSKDESDILRLAHLQKELILAAIDSVNAESPSGGYLVYCTCSIMVEENEWVVDYALKKRNVKLVQTGLDFGKEGFTRFKERRFHPSLKLSRRFYPHSHNMDGFFVAKLKKFSNTVPTTAVDKDGEEETEPSEAVEVTADSSDEDGPSKAGSKNKSKKQKPVPGKPAVSQKTTANGKPAKGIAKETTNPSTLKKGEKPTGPKKAKIAKMDGGTVNVDGELKKSNTVKTAGETTKESKEGSKFEKKGDKQRKSPMQSKKRMGKNKFNKLKKLLKKEVGQ; this is encoded by the exons ATGGGCAGGAAGTTGGATCCCACCACTTATGTGAAGAAGGGGCCTGGGCGGAAGTCTAGGAAGCAGAAAGGAGCAGAGACTGAGCTGGCCAAGTTCTTAACGGATG AGGATACGGCACCGAAACGACTGTCAAGCAGGTCCAGGAAAAG AGCTGGGAAGCGAGCTCAAGTGACCAAAAAGCCCAAGGAAACCATTGAGAAGGAGGAGCCAAAAAAAG GATTCACAGATGAAAACAGTGAATGGCTGAAGCCAGCAAAGAGGAAGCGTGAGGTCGGCCAATCAGATAACGAGGACGACAGTGACAGCGAATGGGAGCAGGAAGAGGACGAGGGACAAGAGGGAGGGGAGAACAATAAAGGGAAAAAACTGCTAATTGAGggagatggtgatgatgatgacctGGTTGATGACTACGGTGCATTGGAGGACAGCagtgaaggagagggggaagtagACGGTGATGGAGAGGAG CTGCTCCCCATCGAGCGAGCTGCCAGGAAGCAGAAGAAGCTGCAGGAAGCCATGGGCCAGgagagtgatgatgatgatgatgataagggGAAGAGTGGAGATGAAGACATGGATGAAGATGACACGGTACAGGCTAATATAGATGAGATGGACAAATTTGTACTTCCTGGAGCAGAGGAGATAGCAAAAGAGG GCGTTTTGCTTGTAGACCTGCAGACCATCCACCAGAGAATAAAGGACAACGTGGACGTTCTCTCTCACTTTGCTAccaagagggaggaggggaaagagagaacagagtacCTCTCTCTCCTCAAAAAGGATCTTTCCACTTACTACAGCTACAACAATTTCCTCATTGACAAACTGCTGGATATCTTCCCAGTGTCAGAG CTGATTGATTTCCTGGAGGCCAATGAAATTCAGCGACCTGTCACCATTCGCACCAATACACTGAAGACAAGGAGGAGGGACTTGGCTCAG GCCCTGATCAACAGAGGGGTGAATCTGGATCCTCTGGGGAAGTGGTCTAAAGTGGGCCTGGTCATCTTTGACTCCTCAGTACCCATAG GTGCGACCCCAGAGTACCTAGCTGGTCACTACATGCTGCAGGGAGCCTCCAGCTTCCTGCCTGTCATGGCTCTCTCCCCCCAGGAGGGGGAGACTGTGCTCGACATGAGCTCAGCTCCCGGGGGAAAGACCACCTATATGG CCCAGTTGATGAGGAACACAGGTGTGATTGTGGCCAATGATGCCAGTGCTGACAGACTGAAGAGTGTGGTGGGCAACATCCACCGTCTGGGAGTCACCAACTCAATGATCTGTAACTACGACGGGAGGCAGTTCCCTAAG GTAATGGGTGGGTTTGACAGAGTGCTGCTTGATGCTCCCTGCTCAGGCACAGGAGTAATCTCCAAAGACCCTGCTGTGAAGACCAGTAAA GACGAGTCTGACATCCTGCGGTTGGCCCACCTGCAGAAGGAGCTCATCCTGGCGGCCATCGACTCGGTCAACGCTGAGTCTCCCTCTGGAGGCTATCTGGTGTACTGCACATGCTCTATCATG GTGGAGGAGAACGAGTGGGTAGTGGACTATGCTCTCAAGAAAAGAAACGTCAAACTCGTCCAGACTGGACTGGACTTTGGCAAAGAAGGTTTCACCAG ATTCAAAGAGAGACGATTCCATCCCTCTCTGAAACTCTCACGCCGGTTCTATCCTCATTCCCACAACATGGACGGTTTCTTTGTGGCCAAGCTGAAAAAGTTCTCCAACACGGTCCCAACCACAGCAGTTGACAAAG ACGGAGAAGAGGAAACCGAGCCATCTGAGGCAGTAGAGGTTACAGCTGATTCCTCTGATGAGGACGGGCCATCTAAAGCAGGGTCTAAGAACAAGTCCAAGAAGCAGAAGCCAGTCCCTGGCAAGCCAGCTGTGTCACAGAAGACCACAGCCAACGGGAAGCCAGCCAAAGGCATCGCCAAGGAAACAACAAACCCAAGCACCTTGAAAAAGGGTGAGAAACCAACCGGGCCGAAAAAGGCAAAGATCGCTAAGATGGATGGTGGGACTGTGAACGTGGACGGAGAGCTCAAGAAGTCCAACACAGTCAAAACAGCAGGGGAGACGACCAAAGAGTCAAAGGAAGGGAGCAAGTTTGAGAAAAAGGGCGATAAACAGAGGAAATCCCCCATGCAGAGCAAGAAGAGAATGGGGAAGAACAAATTCAATAAGTTGAAGAAGCTGCTGAAAAAAGAGGTTGGACAATGA